Proteins encoded together in one Saccopteryx leptura isolate mSacLep1 chromosome 7, mSacLep1_pri_phased_curated, whole genome shotgun sequence window:
- the GTF3C3 gene encoding general transcription factor 3C polypeptide 3, which yields MSGFSPELIDYLEGKISFEEFEKRREERKAREKKNLQEKGKLSAEENPNDSEVPSSSGIDSTRSRDADASEGETSDGVSKSVHKVFTSMLGENDDDEDEEEDEEEEEEEETPEQPTAGDVFMLEMVLNRETKKMMKEKRPRSKLPRALRGLMGEANIRFARGEHEEAILMCMEIIRQAPLAYEPFSTLAMIYEDQGDMEKSLQFELIAAHLNPSDTEEWVRLAEMSLEQDNIKQAIFCYTKALKYEPTNVRYLWERSSLYEQMGDHKMAMDGYRRILNLLSPSDGERFMQLARDMAKSYYEANDVTSAINIIEEALSKHQGLVSMEDVNIAAELYISNKQYDKALEVITDFSGILLEKRITEEGASEENTAGEDVTCTIPDGVPIDIIVKLMVCLVHLNILEPLNPLLTTLVEQNPEDMGDLYLDVAEAFLDVDEYHSALPLLSALVCSERYNLAVVWLRHAECLKALGYMERAAESYSKVVDLAPLHLEARISLATLQQQLGRPEKALEALEPMYDPDTLAQDANAAQQELKLLLHRSTLLFSQGKMYGYVDTLLTMLAMLLKVAMVRAQVCLISSSKSGERHLYLIKVSRDKISDSNDQETANCDTKAIFAVLTSVLTKEDWWNLLLKAIYSLCDLARFQEAELLVDSSLEYCSFYECRQKRKELEYFGLSAAILDKNFRKAYNYIRIMVMENVNRPQLWNIFNQVTMHSQDVRHHRFCLRLMLKNPDNHALCVLNGHNAFVSGSFKHALGQYVQAFRTHPHEPLYSLCIGLTFIHMASQKYVLKRHALIVQGFSFLNRYLSLRGPCQESFYNLGRGLHQLGLIHLAIHYYQKALDLPPVLLEGIEIDQVDLRRDIAYNLSLIYQSSGNIRMAQKLLCTYCSM from the exons ATGTCGGGGTTCAGTCCAGAGCTTATCGACTACCTGGAAGGGAAGATCTCCTTTGAGGAATTCGAAAAgcggagagaagagagaaaagcccGCGAAAAGAAA AATCTTCAGGAAAAAGGAAAGCTCTCAGCTGAAGAAAATCCAAATGATTCCGAAGTTCCATCATCATCAGGCATCGACTCTACTAGATCCCGGGACGCAGATGCCAGTGAAG GAGAAACATCAGATGGAGTTAGTAAGTCAGTTCACAAGGTCTTTACTTCCATGCTTGGAGAGAatgatgatgatgaggatgaagaggaagacgaagaggaggaggaggaggaagaaacgCCTGAGCAACCCACTGCAGGCGACGTGTTCATGTTGGAGATGGTTCTCAATCGTGAAACCAAGAAAATGATGAAA GAGAAAAGGCCTCGGAGTAAGCTTCCCAGAGCTCTGAGAGGTCTCATGGGGGAAGCCAACATTCGCTTTGCTCGAGGAGAGCACGAGGAGGCAATTTTGATGTGCATGGAAATCATAAGACAAG cTCCCCTGGCTTATGAGCCATTCTCTACTCTTGCCATGATATATGAGGACCAAGGTGACATGGAGAAATCACTGCAGTTTGAGTTGATTGCTGCACATTTAAACCCTAGTGACACCGAAGAGTGGGTTCGATTGGCAGAAATGTCTCTGGAACAGGACAATATTAAGCAGGCTATTTTTTGCTACACAAAAG ctcttaaaTATGAACCTACTAATGTCCGCTACCTGTGGGAGCGATCAAGCCTTTATGAACAGATGGGAGATCATAAAATGGCCATGGATGGTTATAGGCGGATTTTGAACCTTTTATCTCCGTCTGATGGAGAACGATTTATGCAGTTGGCTAGAGATATGGCAAA gAGTTACTATGAAGCCAATGATGTTACTTCAGCTATTAACATAATTGAAGAAGCTTTATCAAAACACCAGGGCTTGGTCTCCATGGAAGATGTTAACATTGCAGCTGAACTATACATTTCTAACAAACAATATGACAAAGCTTTGGAG GTAATTACAGATTTTTCTGGAATCTTGCTAGAAAAAAGGATTACAGAAGAAGGTGCTTCAGAAGAGAATACAG CTGGTGAGGATGTTACCTGCACTATACCTGATGGTGTGCCAATAGATATCATAGTGAAGTTGATGGTCTGCCTTGTTCATCTCAACATCCTCGAACCACTTAAC CCTCTCTTGACGACACTCGTGGAACAGAACCCGGAGGACATGGGAGACCTCTACCTGGATGTTGCCGAAGCGTTTCTGGATGTGGATGAGTATCACTCTGCACTTCCTCTCCTCAGCGCACTGGTCTGCTCTGAAAGGTACAACCTCGCCGTCGTTTGGCTTCGGCATGCAG AATGCTTAAAGGCCTTAGGCTACATGGAGCGTGCTGCTGAGAGCTACAGCAAAGTGGTTGACCTGGCCCCCCTCCATCTGGAGGCAAGAATTTCCCTCGCCACCCTGCAGCAGCAGCTGGGCCGTCCCGAGAAGGCTCTGGAAGCGCTGGAGCCGATGTATGATCCAGATACTTTAGCACAAGATGCTAACGCTGCCCAGCAG GAACTGAAGTTATTGCTACATCGTTCTACTCTATTGTTCTCACAAGGGAAAATGTATGGTTATGTGGATACCCTGCTTACCATGTTAGCCATGCTTTTGAAG GTAGCAATGGTTAGAGCCCAAGTCTGTTTGATATCCAGTTCCAAATCTGGAGAGAGGCATCTGTACCTTATTAAAGTGTCAAGAGACAAAATTTCAGACAGTAATGACCAAGAGACAGCAAATTGTGATACAAAAG CAATATTTGCTGTACTCACAAGTGTCTTGACAAAAGAGGACTGGTGGAACCTTCTGTTGAAGGCCATATACTCCTTATGTGACCTGGCCCGATTTCAGGAGGCTGAGTTACTTGTGGATTCTTCATTGGAATACTGTTCATTTTATGAATGCAGACAAAAACGCAAAGAACTAGAATACTTTGGTCTCTCTGCTGCAATTTTGGACAAAAATTTCAGAAAGGCATACAACTATATCAG GATAATGGTAATGGAAAATGTCAATAGACCCCAGCTCTGGAACATTTTCAATCAAGTTACAATGCACTCTCAAGATGTACGACATCATCGCTTCTGTCTCCGTTTAATGCTGAAAAACCCGGATAATCATGCCCTGTGTGTCTTAAATGGACACAACGCATTTGTATCTGGTAGTTTTAAGCATGCCCTTG GCCAGTATGTGCAAGCCTTCCGCACTCATCCCCATGAACCTCTCTACAGCCTCTGTATAGGCCTAACCTTTATTCACATGGCATCTCAGAAGTACGTGTTAAAGAGACATGCTCTTATTGTGCAG ggCTTTTCCTTTCTTAATCGATACCTCAGTCTTCGTGGGCCTTGCCAGGAATCCTTCTACAACTTGGGGCGTGGCCTCCACCAGTTGGGGCTGATTCATCTTGCAATCCATTATTATCAGAAGGCCTTGGACCTCCCTCCCGTTCTCTTAGAG gGTATAGAAATCGACCAGGTAGACTTACGAAGGGATATCGCCTACAACTTGTCTCTCATTTACCAGAGCAGCGGGAATATTAGGATGGCTCAGAAGCTTTTGTGTACCTATTGCTCTATGTGA